A section of the Clostridium omnivorum genome encodes:
- a CDS encoding GNAT family N-acetyltransferase, with product MYQIVDYQKDDFHTTSDPRKIDIDAVCSLLAKSYWANSRERDTVIKSLENSLCFSLFHKERQIGLVRVITDGATYAYLCDVIIDEEYRNKGLGTWFFECVMKHPDLQDLRRWSLVTKDAHEFYKKFGFSDLSNPEKYMEKFNG from the coding sequence GTGTATCAAATAGTTGATTATCAGAAGGATGATTTTCATACTACATCTGATCCCAGAAAAATAGATATTGATGCTGTATGTTCACTTCTTGCAAAGTCTTATTGGGCAAATTCTCGAGAGAGAGATACAGTTATTAAATCATTAGAGAATTCACTATGCTTTTCTTTATTTCATAAGGAAAGACAAATTGGGCTAGTGAGGGTTATTACAGATGGTGCTACCTATGCATATTTATGTGATGTTATAATTGATGAAGAGTATAGAAATAAAGGATTAGGAACTTGGTTTTTTGAATGCGTTATGAAGCATCCTGATTTGCAGGATTTAAGAAGGTGGAGCCTTGTTACAAAAGATGCACATGAGTTTTATAAAAAGTTTGGCTTCAGTGATTTAAGTAATCCTGAAAAGTATATGGAAAAGTTCAATGGCTAA
- a CDS encoding DUF3783 domain-containing protein, protein MKPTILLFNITDKTKYANILKAAMPLKVRIKKVDREDYLQPIGYLAGKKEIASVPEKYEGSEFDEEMLLISDFTDAMLNQLLNALRKSAVKINFKAVLTQTNEKWNPIQLYEELGKEHEQLNK, encoded by the coding sequence ATGAAACCAACAATTTTATTGTTTAATATAACGGATAAAACTAAATATGCCAATATTTTAAAGGCGGCCATGCCGCTTAAGGTGAGAATTAAGAAGGTAGACAGGGAGGATTATCTGCAGCCAATTGGCTATTTAGCAGGTAAGAAGGAAATTGCTTCTGTACCAGAAAAGTACGAAGGTTCAGAGTTTGATGAAGAAATGCTTTTGATTTCTGATTTTACAGATGCAATGCTAAATCAATTGCTGAATGCTTTGAGAAAATCAGCTGTAAAGATTAATTTCAAAGCTGTTTTGACTCAGACTAATGAAAAATGGAACCCAATACAGTTATATGAAGAATTAGGTAAAGAGCATGAACAATTAAATAAATAG
- a CDS encoding DUF503 domain-containing protein — protein sequence MKILIMKITLRASWVHSLKEKRMVVKSIVQKLKNKFNISVAEVDEQDIHQIIVIGIAAVCGSSAQVDSTMENIIDFVEANTDAELVDIARDDAIGYFDDNKLNI from the coding sequence ATGAAAATTTTAATTATGAAAATTACACTAAGAGCTTCTTGGGTACATTCCTTAAAGGAAAAGAGAATGGTTGTAAAAAGTATTGTTCAAAAGCTTAAGAACAAATTCAACATATCTGTAGCTGAAGTTGATGAGCAGGATATTCATCAGATCATAGTTATAGGTATTGCTGCAGTATGCGGAAGTTCAGCTCAGGTGGATTCTACAATGGAAAATATAATTGATTTTGTTGAAGCTAATACAGATGCAGAATTAGTTGATATTGCTAGAGATGATGCCATTGGATATTTTGATGATAATAAGCTTAATATTTAA
- a CDS encoding ferredoxin reductase family protein, with translation MKSKRLLWILFYIFAAILPSTFYVTTSINSNSDSLLILSGIFGITAYVLFAFQFLLTSRTKIIDRLFGMDRIYRFHMIIAVLAIIFAFTHKMLKEIYFSESFQTSLGDAAFIIFISISVFSILMMINKLFFKFKPADYIRSLLNKMLNLKYQYKVLIHNITLIGLIVLLVHILLAYSVSSNIYLETILIIYFVVPFALYFNHKIIKVYFNKNKKYTVSEVINNSNNIVTLKFKPSQGKVFNYLPGQFLYVRIYNLEVPRDEHPFTISSDPSEQDFVSITVKQLGDFTNKLSKVKVGDSAYIDGAFGSFSYLKRPENKKICFIAGGIGITPFLAMLRHMNSTDNSKKVVLLWGARDLSEVICKDELDDYTSKFKDFKFVPILSNDNTYTGEKGYIDTNIIKKYLEDVLEYDFYICGPPIMMDIQIKNLNSLGVPKENIHFERFAI, from the coding sequence ATGAAATCAAAACGTTTATTATGGATTCTCTTTTATATCTTTGCGGCTATTTTACCATCAACTTTTTATGTTACAACTTCTATAAACAGTAACTCTGATTCCTTATTAATTTTATCTGGAATATTTGGAATAACAGCTTATGTACTTTTTGCTTTTCAGTTTTTATTAACATCAAGAACTAAGATTATTGATAGGCTCTTCGGCATGGACAGAATATACAGATTCCATATGATAATTGCTGTTTTAGCCATAATTTTTGCTTTTACACATAAGATGCTAAAAGAAATCTACTTTTCAGAATCCTTTCAAACCTCTTTAGGCGATGCTGCCTTTATAATTTTTATTAGTATAAGCGTATTCAGCATACTTATGATGATAAATAAACTGTTCTTCAAATTTAAACCTGCAGATTATATTCGAAGCCTTTTGAATAAGATGCTCAACCTTAAATATCAATATAAGGTTTTGATACACAACATTACACTTATAGGTCTCATAGTTCTCTTAGTTCATATTTTACTTGCATATTCCGTTAGTTCAAATATTTATTTAGAAACCATATTAATAATTTATTTTGTTGTACCATTTGCGCTATATTTTAATCATAAAATAATTAAGGTATATTTTAATAAAAACAAAAAATATACTGTATCTGAAGTTATTAATAACTCTAATAACATTGTCACCCTTAAATTCAAGCCATCGCAGGGGAAAGTTTTTAATTATCTTCCTGGCCAGTTTTTATATGTGAGAATCTATAATCTTGAAGTCCCACGTGATGAGCATCCCTTTACTATTTCCTCAGACCCTTCTGAGCAGGATTTTGTTTCTATAACAGTAAAACAACTCGGCGACTTTACAAACAAACTAAGCAAAGTAAAGGTTGGTGATAGTGCATATATTGATGGAGCTTTTGGTTCATTTTCATATTTAAAAAGACCTGAAAATAAAAAAATATGCTTTATTGCTGGCGGCATAGGAATAACTCCTTTTTTAGCAATGTTAAGGCATATGAATTCAACTGATAATAGCAAAAAAGTGGTGCTGCTGTGGGGTGCCAGAGATCTATCTGAGGTTATATGTAAAGATGAGTTAGATGACTATACATCAAAATTTAAAGATTTTAAATTCGTGCCTATTCTTTCAAATGATAATACTTATACAGGAGAAAAGGGTTATATAGACACTAATATTATTAAAAAATATTTGGAGGATGTACTTGAATATGACTTTTACATTTGTGGTCCTCCTATTATGATGGATATTCAAATTAAGAACTTGAATAGTTTAGGAGTACCTAAAGAAAATATTCACTTTGAGAGGTTTGCAATTTAA
- a CDS encoding DUF5808 domain-containing protein, protein MNKRKWTKEEIEEYRKIHGALFYCNKEDSNFFIPKAYGIGLTVNWANPITWIFILAIILLIVVRKFL, encoded by the coding sequence ATGAACAAAAGAAAGTGGACAAAAGAAGAAATTGAAGAGTATAGAAAAATACATGGCGCTCTTTTTTACTGCAATAAGGAAGATTCTAATTTTTTTATTCCAAAAGCCTATGGAATTGGATTAACAGTGAACTGGGCAAACCCAATTACTTGGATATTCATTTTAGCAATTATACTGCTTATTGTTGTACGTAAATTTTTATAA
- a CDS encoding bifunctional transcriptional activator/DNA repair enzyme AdaA produces MRNSGMISENEKWRAVIDCDKQYDGLFYYAVKTTGIVCRPSCRAKTPLRENILFFNNISDAIKEGFRPCKLCRPDITNHDYEPNNELIQKVKEKLDQNYSEPLHLEAISCEFGISASHLTRLFKSFYGISPIYYIVKLRVAKAIEMFEQTDRSILDIAYAAGFRSLSNFYKSFKEHTGHTPNEYRRGSN; encoded by the coding sequence ATGAGAAATAGTGGCATGATATCTGAGAATGAAAAGTGGAGAGCGGTAATAGATTGTGATAAGCAGTACGATGGATTGTTTTATTACGCAGTAAAAACAACTGGCATCGTCTGCAGACCATCCTGCAGGGCTAAAACACCATTGAGAGAAAACATATTGTTTTTTAATAATATTAGTGATGCCATAAAAGAAGGCTTCAGGCCATGCAAGTTATGCAGACCAGATATAACTAATCATGATTATGAGCCTAATAATGAACTTATTCAAAAGGTAAAGGAAAAATTAGATCAAAACTACAGTGAGCCTCTACATTTAGAGGCTATTTCCTGTGAATTTGGTATTAGTGCAAGTCATCTAACCAGATTATTTAAAAGCTTTTATGGGATTTCTCCAATATATTATATTGTTAAATTGAGAGTAGCTAAGGCAATTGAAATGTTTGAACAGACAGACAGGAGCATTCTTGATATAGCCTATGCTGCTGGCTTTAGAAGCTTATCCAACTTTTATAAAAGCTTTAAAGAACATACAGGGCATACGCCAAATGAATACAGAAGGGGCAGCAATTGA
- a CDS encoding GNAT family N-acetyltransferase has product MKKVYETERLILKVLDKSYAQLVIDYYLRNKSFLEEWEAGKSEEFYTKQYQEVQLANELSNIENKRSFRLWVFKKEDSSRIIGSVGFNNIVWGAFLSCHLGYKLDKDEMNKGYITEAIQKGIEVMFNEFGLHRIEANIMPKNKRSLRVVEKLGFYNEGLAYKYLKMNGKWEDHIHMVLLNDNI; this is encoded by the coding sequence ATGAAAAAAGTATATGAAACTGAAAGACTTATATTAAAGGTATTAGACAAGTCCTATGCACAATTGGTTATAGATTATTATTTAAGAAATAAGTCTTTTTTAGAAGAGTGGGAAGCAGGGAAGAGTGAAGAATTTTATACAAAGCAATATCAAGAGGTACAATTAGCCAATGAGTTATCTAATATTGAAAATAAAAGGTCTTTCAGGTTATGGGTTTTCAAAAAGGAAGATAGTAGTAGAATAATAGGTTCTGTTGGCTTTAACAACATTGTATGGGGAGCATTTCTATCTTGTCATCTTGGTTACAAATTAGATAAAGATGAAATGAATAAAGGTTATATAACCGAGGCAATTCAAAAGGGAATTGAAGTTATGTTCAATGAATTTGGACTACATAGAATTGAAGCCAATATTATGCCTAAAAATAAACGCTCCTTAAGGGTAGTTGAGAAGTTAGGATTTTATAACGAAGGGTTGGCATATAAATATTTAAAAATGAATGGTAAATGGGAAGACCACATACACATGGTTTTATTAAACGATAATATATAA
- a CDS encoding GNAT family N-acetyltransferase produces the protein MRFAQDELNLKRLVAIAYPDNKRSCNVIEKLGFIYKGEQEHFNVNFSYYELELSKIKEN, from the coding sequence ATGAGATTTGCACAGGATGAACTTAATTTAAAGCGTTTAGTTGCAATAGCTTATCCTGATAATAAAAGATCTTGTAATGTTATTGAAAAGTTAGGATTTATATATAAGGGAGAACAAGAACATTTTAATGTAAACTTTTCTTATTATGAGCTTGAGTTAAGTAAAATAAAGGAGAATTAA
- a CDS encoding CGGC domain-containing protein, with the protein MSKIGIINCYNESRTCSSYGCFKAFNNREGSFKNYDSNSEVMCFVHCNGCSEDSVQQVLEKSRIMKNKGVDTIHLSTCIKLKCPLYNKFIEALGKEIDIVGYSHDVD; encoded by the coding sequence ATGAGTAAAATTGGTATTATCAACTGTTATAATGAGAGCAGAACATGTTCAAGCTATGGATGCTTTAAAGCTTTTAATAATAGAGAGGGATCCTTTAAAAATTATGATAGTAATTCAGAAGTAATGTGTTTTGTTCACTGCAATGGATGCAGCGAAGATTCTGTGCAACAAGTTTTGGAGAAATCAAGAATAATGAAAAATAAGGGTGTTGATACTATTCACTTATCTACATGCATAAAGCTAAAATGTCCACTGTATAATAAGTTTATTGAAGCTTTAGGCAAGGAAATTGATATTGTAGGATATAGTCATGATGTAGATTAA
- a CDS encoding GNAT family N-acetyltransferase, translating to MSDIIIKLLEESDEQELFTFELKNRAFFERVGFPRGDNYYELNNFNTIIKKSIEDQEKGLAYMYLIKNHTGMILGRINLLSIERGIFNKAELGYRMGEEHQGKGYATSAVKLVLDEAANKHKLHRIEAGTSPNNIGSQIVLIKNNFQFIGRFNKYIYKNGEWCDSIYFERVLD from the coding sequence ATGTCAGATATTATAATCAAATTACTTGAGGAGTCAGATGAACAGGAACTTTTTACATTTGAACTTAAAAATAGGGCTTTTTTTGAGAGAGTAGGCTTCCCAAGAGGAGATAACTATTATGAATTAAATAATTTCAATACAATAATAAAGAAGTCAATTGAAGATCAAGAGAAAGGATTAGCATATATGTATTTAATTAAGAATCATACAGGAATGATTCTTGGTAGAATAAATTTATTATCAATTGAAAGAGGAATTTTTAATAAGGCTGAACTGGGCTATAGAATGGGCGAGGAACATCAGGGAAAGGGATATGCAACAAGCGCTGTAAAACTTGTTTTAGATGAAGCAGCCAATAAGCATAAGCTTCATAGGATAGAGGCTGGGACATCACCTAATAATATTGGATCCCAAATAGTATTAATAAAGAATAATTTCCAGTTTATTGGGCGTTTTAATAAATATATCTATAAGAATGGAGAATGGTGTGACAGCATATATTTTGAAAGAGTACTTGATTAA
- a CDS encoding diguanylate cyclase domain-containing protein translates to MNRQAIRGKIDMLLKEVDKLRFIDSRRAMEISNDALILCKQIDYVLGEKLANFYIANCYYNIGENDSALSLLLDSLHYFVKEELQDLKWMAYNLLGILFLHIGDMDRSMDSHNNALAAAEEIDKGKKYNSEFNSKKSLVRTFNNISENYKELKQYKEALNFCKKAYDIDIEFEYSLSQGIVLLSLGEIYYLMGDYEKADNIAYKSLEYIRKYKYIIAEADAYKLMALTSWRKGNYDKVDEYFHIAMNLNEKEAVPGYYIDSLISYFEYLKEQNRSTEAIEVLTNACNLSIQFKLFEKTSKISIMLSKFYGDLGDYKNSFEYTKLHYDYEELYSETYHTNIINSLNIKKKIQEIEKENNNLQIQRQSLEMLVDKISIISELGQRITSTLNMDLLMEILYSSIKSFMKLSYFAVGLYDEKDFSVKYLYIMDREQRKEPQAVLINEGQTIVGECINSKEIIVINNARKETKRYMDEATFDRMLKYKNNAELNSLMFCPLIINTKVIGVMTVQSEEEEAFNQYYVEMLKSLSAYAAIAINNAMKSKELEDLNQVLLSLAEKDQLTGIANRRRFDDYIENTWNASMEKGDNLALFVIDIDYFKEYNDNYGHLEGDKCLACIAKALSSINIRPYFIARYGGDEFMIVLSKCSSGEAIKFGEFIKTTIAVLNIPHEFSKISDRVTLSIGIACMVPNEDIKLKEFIRQADEQLYVAKKLGKNRVVYRGC, encoded by the coding sequence ATGAACAGACAAGCTATAAGAGGAAAAATAGATATGCTACTTAAAGAAGTTGATAAATTAAGATTTATTGATTCGAGACGGGCAATGGAAATTTCAAATGATGCACTTATTTTATGTAAACAAATAGACTACGTACTTGGTGAGAAATTAGCTAATTTTTATATAGCAAACTGTTATTATAATATTGGTGAAAATGACAGTGCATTATCTTTACTACTTGATTCTCTTCATTATTTTGTTAAGGAAGAATTACAGGATCTTAAATGGATGGCATATAATTTACTTGGAATTTTATTTCTTCATATTGGTGATATGGATAGAAGTATGGATTCTCATAATAATGCTCTGGCAGCTGCTGAAGAAATTGATAAAGGGAAAAAATATAACAGTGAATTTAATTCTAAAAAGTCATTGGTAAGAACTTTTAACAATATATCAGAAAATTATAAGGAACTTAAGCAATATAAAGAAGCATTGAATTTCTGTAAAAAGGCATATGATATTGATATAGAATTTGAGTATAGTTTATCACAAGGTATAGTGCTGTTGTCTTTAGGTGAAATATATTATTTAATGGGAGACTATGAAAAGGCAGATAATATTGCTTATAAGTCACTAGAGTATATAAGAAAATATAAGTATATTATAGCTGAGGCAGATGCATATAAATTGATGGCTTTAACCTCATGGAGAAAAGGCAATTATGACAAGGTAGATGAATATTTTCATATCGCAATGAATTTAAATGAGAAAGAAGCAGTACCAGGTTATTATATTGATTCGTTAATAAGTTATTTTGAATATCTAAAAGAACAAAATAGAAGTACTGAAGCTATAGAAGTATTAACTAATGCATGTAATTTATCAATACAATTCAAGTTGTTTGAAAAGACATCTAAAATATCTATTATGTTATCAAAGTTTTATGGTGATTTGGGAGATTATAAAAATTCTTTCGAATACACTAAACTTCATTATGATTATGAAGAATTATATTCAGAGACATATCACACTAATATTATCAATAGTCTAAATATAAAAAAGAAAATTCAGGAGATTGAAAAAGAGAATAATAATCTACAGATTCAAAGGCAATCATTAGAAATGCTCGTTGATAAAATTTCTATAATAAGTGAGTTAGGTCAAAGAATAACCTCCACATTAAATATGGATTTATTAATGGAAATACTTTATTCAAGCATTAAAAGTTTTATGAAATTATCGTATTTTGCAGTTGGTCTTTACGATGAAAAGGATTTTTCTGTGAAGTATTTATATATTATGGATAGGGAACAAAGAAAAGAACCACAAGCTGTGCTAATTAATGAAGGACAAACTATTGTAGGGGAGTGTATCAATAGTAAAGAAATAATTGTAATTAATAATGCAAGAAAAGAGACAAAAAGATATATGGATGAAGCAACATTTGATAGAATGTTAAAATATAAAAACAATGCTGAATTAAATTCACTTATGTTTTGCCCTCTTATTATTAATACAAAAGTTATTGGAGTAATGACAGTACAAAGTGAAGAAGAAGAAGCATTTAATCAATATTATGTGGAAATGCTAAAATCACTGTCTGCATATGCTGCCATTGCAATTAATAATGCTATGAAATCAAAAGAATTAGAAGATCTAAATCAAGTTTTATTGTCTTTGGCTGAAAAAGATCAATTAACTGGCATAGCTAATAGAAGGAGATTTGATGACTATATTGAAAATACTTGGAATGCAAGTATGGAAAAGGGAGATAATTTAGCACTATTTGTTATTGATATAGATTATTTTAAAGAATATAACGATAATTATGGACATTTAGAAGGCGATAAATGCCTAGCTTGTATTGCTAAGGCCTTATCATCTATAAATATCAGACCATATTTTATTGCAAGATATGGTGGAGATGAGTTTATGATTGTGCTGTCAAAATGTTCAAGTGGGGAAGCTATTAAATTTGGAGAATTTATAAAAACTACAATTGCAGTGCTTAACATTCCTCATGAATTCTCAAAAATATCAGATAGAGTTACATTGTCAATTGGTATTGCATGCATGGTTCCTAATGAAGATATTAAACTTAAAGAATTTATAAGACAAGCCGATGAGCAGCTTTATGTTGCTAAAAAACTTGGTAAAAATCGAGTTGTATATCGAGGTTGCTAG